A single Anopheles arabiensis isolate DONGOLA chromosome 2, AaraD3, whole genome shotgun sequence DNA region contains:
- the LOC120899657 gene encoding uncharacterized protein LOC120899657 isoform X2 codes for MQQRTTTPAAGPPPPAASSSGKQVVELNGYVIILVESRDGKIKLYGSPADKDNLEVADEILDVNERKLEDSPRAEVIKHIHECIQSCMIKLRVKRRSDSRLAGELGNAVQDAFVIAVEQQARERLQRLSALKRITPVDMSQLSIKLNQQSQAKGGGTQDLSFLKEASPIYVTSLASNSVTGTNTSTTVTAGVKTTFPAGANNTINNNTLNNNNNSTVGGGGVLMQNATNNNGTTNLSSTTNTTGSSSSSGNATRLQQPGTTGMQVNVVTGQPATGALVAVAASKGLSALDQPIPGNNNNGSGSTLGSGAALAGTSAYHSLHQHSLVNNNNLNSSNIGKPQGLDATANSYYSNLTNTFLANGHGSKRELATLSEGELEPPDEPQYESSGNISRGGTEVLLGDQNLRQENRPRRRSGSSIVVLGGDDTLKPSIPIDDYQEDLEMYNMLAANQDNGPHREMAVDVPESFIARNKTPPRYPPPRSTVTAAAASTPATPASTQLNGSSKPVPPPRDHLRIEKDGRLTNRAPVPAPQVPDRKIVPNASSQHQHIGQVLEPTPDQLDSIKKFQEQLRRRREDEERIAAQNDFLRNSLRGSQRLRALQDNPIEKPPVGVDNEAYADDEVVAVAAEKIIGYGELVAALQRLQGHLNKHGLAALAGRVTAAQSLLLGPGIARALAVRTAVLERRRPKIPNPICPNAQALAKDCVEALAQSRSQTAIELCDLLSTYEMEGLLLAHDRIASTTDRSPIASYGGSPITVPVPLGTASNNTTSNNTTTSSNNNNSINNNTLTSAVKPATVMPSIPNNASLVNNNNNNIAKREPMSVPLGVLRDGSQDHIKIIQIEKSSEPLGATIRNEGEAVVIGRVVRGGAAEKSGLLHEGDEILEVNGIEMRGKSVNDVCALLGSMTGTLTFLVVPAGVPQILPGLGMRDPPVLHVRAHFDYDPEDDLYIPCRELGISFQKGDVLHVISRDDPNWWQAYREGEEDQTLAGLIPSQSFQHQRESMKLAIAGEVGLRTRKDINGKAGGGSTLLCARKGRKKKKKASSEHGYPLYATATADDPDPEEILTYEEVALYYPRASHKRPIVLIGPPNIGRHELRQRLMADSERFAAAIPHTSRAQREGEVPGQDYHFISRQQFESDILARKFVEHGEYEKAYYGTSLEAIRAVVASGKICVLNLHPQSLKLLRSSDLKPYTVLVAPPSLEKLRQKRIRTGEPYKEEELKEIIATARDMEARWGHLFDMIIINNDTERAYHQLLAEINSLEREPQWVPSSWLHN; via the exons CGGGCGAGCTGGGCAATGCCGTGCAGGATGCGTTTGTCATCGCCGTCGAGCAGCAGGCCCGGGAGCGCCTTCAGCGGTTGTCCGCGCTCAAGCGGATTACACCGGTCGACATGTCACAGCTTTCGATCAAA CTCAATCAGCAAAGCCAGGCGAAGGGTGGCGGCACGCAAGATCTCAGCTTCCTGAAGGAGGCATCGCCCATCTACGTGACGTCACTAGCGAGCAACAGTGTTACGGGTACGAACACCAGCACGACGGTAACGGCCGGTGTGAAGACGACATTTCCGGCGGGGGCCAACAacaccatcaacaacaacaccctcaacaacaataataacagtACGGTGGGAGGCGGCGGTGTACTGATGCAAAATGCAACCAACAACAATGGCACCACTAACCTGTCCAGCACCACTAACACCaccggcagtagcagcagcagcggcaacgcGACCCGGCTGCAGCAACCCGGTACCACCGGAATGCAGGTGAACGTGGTCACTGGGCAGCCGGCCACGGGCGCGTTGGTGGCGGTCGCGGCGTCCAAAGGGTTGTCCGCGCTCGACCAGCCCATCCCGGGcaataacaacaacggcagTGGCAGTACACTCGGTAGCGGTGCCGCACTGGCCGGTACGTCCGCCTACCACAGCCTGCACCAGCACAGTCTTGTAAATAACAACAAcctcaacagcagcaatatCGGCAAACCCCAAGGGCTTGACGCAACCGCCAACAGTTACTATAGTAATCTAACTAACACCTTCCTAGCGAACGGTCATGGTTCCAAGCGAGAG CTGGCTACACTGTCCGAGGGAGAGCTCGAGCCGCCGGACGAACCGCAGTACGAGTCGAGCGGTAACATATCGCGCGGCGGTACCGAAGTGCTGCTGGGAGATCAGAACCTTCGCCAGGAAAATCG GCCTCGCAGACGCAGCGGCTCCAGCATCGTGGTGCTGGGCGGTGATGACACCCTGAAGCCCTCCATACCTATTGATGACTATCAGGAGGACTTGGAAATGTACAATATGTTAGCGGCAAACCAGGATAATG GACCACACCGGGAAATGGCTGTCGATGTACCTGAATCGTTCATAGCCAGAAACAAAACGCCTCCGCGCTATCCACCGCCACGCAGCACggtgacggcggcggcggccagtACACCGGCAACACCCGCGTCCACCCAG CTCAATGGCTCGTCGAAACCGGTGCCACCGCCCCGGGATCATCTGCGGATAGAGAAGGACGGCCGGCTCACCAATCGCGCACCAGTACCAGCTCCACAAGTGCCAGATCGTAAGATTGTGCCGAACGCATCATCACAGCACCAGCATATCGGCCAGGTCCTGGAACCGACCCCGGATCAGTTAGATAGCATTAAGAAGTTCCAG GAGCAACTGCGACGGCGAAGGGAGGACGAGGAGCGGATAGCGGCCCAGAATGACTTCCTGCGGAACAGTTTGCGCGGCTCGCAGCGGCTGCGCGCGCTGCAGGACAACCCGATCGAGAAGCCGCCGGTCGGCGTCGACAACGAGGCGTACGCGGACGAtgaggtggtggcggtggcggcggagaAGATTATCG gGTACGGCGAGCTGGTGGCGGCACTGCAGCGACTCCAGGGGCACCTCAACAAGCACGGCCTGGCGGCACTCGCTGGCCGGGTGACGGCAGCCCAGAGCCTGCTGCTCGGTCCGGGCATCGCGCGGGCCCTGGCCGTCCGGACGGCGGTCCTCGAGCGGCGGCGCCCGAAGATACCGAACCCCATCTGCCCCAATGCTCAAGCGCTAGCGAAGGAT TGCGTCGAAGCGCTGGCCCAGTCCCGCTCGCAAACCGCGATCGAGCTGTGCGATCTGCTGTCCACGTACGAGATGGAGGGTCTGCTGCTGGCGCACGATCGGATCGCCTCGACCACGGACCGTTCGCCGATCGCTTCGTACGGTGGCAGCCCGATCACCGTCCCGGTGCCGCTCGGCACggccagcaacaacaccaccagcaacaacaccaccaccagcagcaacaacaacaacagcatcaacaatAACACCTTGACCAGTGCGGTGAAACCGGCCACTGTCATGCCATCAATTCCAAATAACGCTAGTTTAGtgaacaataacaataacaacatcGCTAAG AGGGAACCAATGAGTGTGCCGCTCGGGGTGCTGCGCGACGGCAGCCAGGACCACATCAAGATCATCCAGATCGAAAAGTCGTCCGAGCCGCTCGGTGCCACCATCCGGAACGAGGGCGAAGCGGTCGTGATCGGGCGGGTCGTGCGGGGCGGTGCGGCCGAAAAGTCCGGCCTGCTGCACGAGGGCGACGAAATACTGGAGGTGAACGGGATCGAGATGCGCGGCAAGTCGGTGAACGATGTGTGCGCCCTGCTCGGCTCGATGACCGGCACGCTCACGTTTCTGGTCGTGCCGGCCGGCGTACCGCAGATACTGCCCGGGCTCGGTATGCGCGATCCGCCCGTGCTGCACGTGCGGGCACACTTCGACTACGACCCCGAGGACGACCTGTACATACCGTGCCGGGAGCTGGGCATCAGCTTCCAGAAGGGTGACGTGCTGCACGTGATTTCGCGCGACGATCCGAACTGGTGGCAGGCGTACCGGGAGGGCGAAGAGGATCAAACGCTCGCCGGGCTGATACCGAGCCAGTCGTTCCAGCATCAGCGCGAATCGATGAAGCTGGCGATCGCGGGCGAGGTGGGGCTGCGCACGCGCAAAGACATCAACGGGAAGGCGGGCGGCGGCTCGACCCTGCTGTGCGCCCGCAAGGgccggaagaagaagaagaaggccaGCAGCGAGCATGGGTACCCGCTGTACGCGACCGCCACCGCGGACGATCCCGACCCGGAGGAGATACTCACGTACGAGGAGGTGGCACTGTACTACCCGCGTGCCTCCCACAAGCGACCGATCGTGCTGATCGGGCCGCCGAACATTGGGCGGCACGAGCTGCGCCAGCGGTTGATGGCGGATTCGGAGCGCTTTGCCGCGGCCATTCCTC ATACGTCACGAGCTCAGCGGGAGGGCGAAGTGCCGGGCCAGGACTATCACTTCATCTCGCGGCAACAGTTCGAGTCGGACATCCTGGCCCGCAAGTTCGTCGAGCACGGTGAATACGAGAAAGCGTACTATG GCACATCGCTGGAAGCTATCCGAGCGGTGGTCGCTAGCGGCAAGATATGTGTGCTGAATCTGCACCCCCAGAGCCTTAAGCTGCTGCGCTCGTCCGATCTGAAGCCATACACCGTGCTGGTGGCACCGCCCAGCCTGGAAAAGCTGCGCCAAAAGCGGATACGAACCGGTGAACCGTACAAG GAAGAAGAACTGAAGGAAATCATTGCCACCGCACGCGACATGGAGGCACGCTGGGGCCACCTGTTCGAtatgatcatcatcaacaatgaTACCGAGCGGGCGTACCATCAGCTGCTGGCCGAGATCAATTCGCTCGAGCGGGAACCGCAGTGGGTCCCGAGCAGCTGGCTGCACAACTAG